A genome region from Solanum pennellii chromosome 12, SPENNV200 includes the following:
- the LOC107005387 gene encoding beta-glucuronosyltransferase GlcAT14B-like isoform X2 — MPTRVGELCRVTLFVEVGNVRVVVRSDLVTYRGPTMVSNALHAAGILLMEGDLLHTFSTVPRELNFIEHTSDIGWKEYHRARPVIIDSGLYSLNKSDLFWIPQKRSMPTAFKLFTGSAWTMLSRPFMEYLLWGWDNLPRIVLMYYANFLSTPEGYFHTVICNAEEFRNTTVNHDLHFISWDNPPKQHPHVLTLKDYKNMVDSNASFARKFRRNEPVLDKIDSELLGRKVDGFVPGSWFDGGDSNATISQHILRNITSLRPGPGAQRMKSLISSLLSDKDFSSKHCI, encoded by the exons ATGCCAACTAGAGTTGGTGAACTTTGTAGGGTAACTTTGTTTGTTGAAGTTGGGAATGTGAGAGTAGTGGTGAGATCTGATTTGGTTACTTATAGAGGACCTACTATGGTTAGTAATGCACTTCATGCTGCTGGTATTTTGCTGATGGAAGGTG ATTTACTTCATACTTTTTCAACCGTGCCAAGAGAACTTAATTTTATTGAGCATACAAGTGACATTGGATGGAAGGA ATACCACAGAGCCAGGCCTGTAATAATTGATTCCGGGCTGTACAGCCTGAATAAATCAGATCTCTTCTGGATCCCGCAGAAAAGGAGTATGCCAACAGCATTTAAACTATTCACAG GCTCTGCTTGGACGATGCTCTCTCGCCCCTTTATGGAGTACCTTTTATGGGGGTGGGATAACCTTCCAAGAATAGTCTTAATGTACTATGCCAACTTCCTTTCAACGCCTGAAGGATATTTCCACACTGTCATATGTAATGCAGAAGAGTTCCGGAACACTACAGTGAATCACGACCTTCATTTCATATCCTGGGATAACCCTCCAAAGCAACATCCACATGTTCTAACTCTTAAGGATTACAAGAACATGGTCGACAGCAATGCATCATTCGCCAGAAAATTCCGCAGGAATGAACCAGTGCTTGACAAGATTGATTCTGAGCTCTTGGGGCGCAAAGTCGATGGTTTTGTTCCTGGTAGTTGGTTTGATGGCGGGGATTCCAACGCTACAATCTCACAGCACATTCTAAGAAACATAACTTCACTGAGACCTGGACCAGGTGCACAGAGAATGAAAAGTCTTATTTCTAGTTTGTTGTCTGATAAAGATTTTAGCTCAAAGCACTGCATCTAG
- the LOC107005449 gene encoding probable sugar phosphate/phosphate translocator At4g32390 gives MGKGGNLSEGVVKKILLSYTYVAIWIFLSFTVIVYNKYILDRKLYNWPYPISLTIIHMAFCSSLAYLLVRVFKLVEPVTMTMDLYCKSVVPIGLLYAFSLWLSNSAYIYLSVSFIQMLKALMPVAVYSIGVLFKKDTFKSDTMGNMVSISIGVAIAAYGEAKFDTWGVMLQLGAVAFEATRLVMIQILLTSKGITFNPITSLYYVAPCCLVFLFIPWIFVEYPLLKDTSSFHFDWVIFGTNSFCAFALNLAVFLLVGKTSALTMNVAGVVKDWLLIAFSWSVIKDTVTPINLVGYGLAFLGVAYYNHAKLQALKANEAQKKASQAADEEAGRLLEEREGENGAKKNESQG, from the coding sequence ATGGGAAAAGGTGGAAACTTGAGTGAAGGGGTTGTGAAAAAAATCTTGCTTTCATACACTTATGTTGCAATTTGGATCTTCCTATCTTTTACTGTGATTGTGTACAACAAGTATATCTTGGATCGTAAGTTGTACAATTGGCCTTACCCAATTTCACTAACAATTATTCATATGGCTTTTTGTTCTTCATTGGCTTATCTTCTTGTTCGTGTGTTTAAACTTGTTGAGCCTGTGACAATGACAATGGATCTTTATTGCAAATCTGTGGTACCCATTGGTTTACTTTATGCGTTTTCACTGTGGTTATCGAATTCTGCTTATATTTATCTGTCTGTATCGTTTATTCAAATGCTTAAAGCTTTGATGCCTGTTGCTGTGTATTCAATTGGGGTTCTGTTTAAGAAAGATACTTTTAAATCTGATACAATGGGGAATATGGTGTCGATTTCGATTGGGGTTGCGATTGCTGCTTATGGAGAAGCTAAATTTGATACATGGGGTGTGATGTTACAGTTAGGTGCTGTAGCTTTTGAGGCTACAAGATTGGTTATGATTCAGATTCTGTTGACATCAAAGGGTATTACGTTTAATCCGATTACTTCGTTGTATTACGTTGCGCCTTGCTGTTTGGTTTTCTTGTTCATTCCATGGATTTTTGTGGAATATCCATTGTTGAAGGATACATCTAGTTTCCATTTTGATTGGGTCATCTTTGGTACTAATTCGTTCTGCGCGTTTGCTCTGAATCTTGCTGTGTTTTTGCTTGTGGGAAAGACATCTGCTTTGACTATGAATGTTGCTGGTGTGGTTAAGGATTGGTTGTTGATTGCCTTTTCGTGGTCCGTGATTAAGGATACTGTCACTCCTATCAATTTGGTTGGATATGGATTGGCTTTCTTAGGTGTGGCGTATTACAACCACGCCAAATTGCAGGCTCTTAAGGCGAATGAAGCACAGAAGAAGGCTTCACAGGCTGCTGATGAGGAGGCTGGAAGATTGTTGGAGGAAAGAGAAGGGGAGAATGGTGCTAAGAAGAATGAGTCTCAGGGTTGA
- the LOC107005387 gene encoding beta-glucuronosyltransferase GlcAT14B-like isoform X1 produces MELTIKKTKWMVPLAIALLISFFLIIFTLSTKTPFQKSSIKAKVPIFVESKLHIPSTRPISTIPKLAYLISGSSGDGESLKRTLKALYHPLNQYVVHLDLEAPADERLELVNFVKREPLFVEVGNVRVVVRSNLVTYRGPTMVSNTLHAAAILLKEGGEWDWFINLSASDYPLVTQDDLLHTFSTVPRELNFIEHTSDIGWKEYHRARPVIIDSGLYSLNKSDLFWIPQKRSMPTAFKLFTGSAWTMLSRPFMEYLLWGWDNLPRIVLMYYANFLSTPEGYFHTVICNAEEFRNTTVNHDLHFISWDNPPKQHPHVLTLKDYKNMVDSNASFARKFRRNEPVLDKIDSELLGRKVDGFVPGSWFDGGDSNATISQHILRNITSLRPGPGAQRMKSLISSLLSDKDFSSKHCI; encoded by the exons ATGGAACTTACCATAAAGAAAACTAAATGGATGGTTCCTTTAGCTATTGcacttttaatatcttttttcttAATCATTTTCACTCTTTCAACTAAAACCCCATTTCAGAAATCATCCATTAAAGCTAAAGTTCCAATCTTTGTTGAATCTAAACTACATATACCTTCTACTAGACCTATTTCAACAATACCCAAATTGGCATATTTGATTTCTGGTTCAAGTGGAGATGGGGAGAGCTTAAAGAGGACATTAAAGGCTTTGTACCATCCATTGAACCAGTATGTTGTACACTTAGACCTTGAAGCACCAGCTGATGAGAGGTTAGAGTTAGTGAACTTTGTAAAAAGGGAACCTTTATTTGTTGAAGTTGGGAATGTGAGAGTAGTTGTGAGATCTAATTTGGTTACTTATAGAGGACCTACTATGGTTAGTAATACACTTCATGCTGCTGCTATTTTGCTTAAGGAAGGTGGTGAGTGGGATTGGTTCATTAATCTTAGTGCTTCTGATTATCCTTTGGTGACACAAGATG ATTTACTTCATACTTTTTCAACCGTGCCAAGAGAACTTAATTTTATTGAGCATACAAGTGACATTGGATGGAAGGA ATACCACAGAGCCAGGCCTGTAATAATTGATTCCGGGCTGTACAGCCTGAATAAATCAGATCTCTTCTGGATCCCGCAGAAAAGGAGTATGCCAACAGCATTTAAACTATTCACAG GCTCTGCTTGGACGATGCTCTCTCGCCCCTTTATGGAGTACCTTTTATGGGGGTGGGATAACCTTCCAAGAATAGTCTTAATGTACTATGCCAACTTCCTTTCAACGCCTGAAGGATATTTCCACACTGTCATATGTAATGCAGAAGAGTTCCGGAACACTACAGTGAATCACGACCTTCATTTCATATCCTGGGATAACCCTCCAAAGCAACATCCACATGTTCTAACTCTTAAGGATTACAAGAACATGGTCGACAGCAATGCATCATTCGCCAGAAAATTCCGCAGGAATGAACCAGTGCTTGACAAGATTGATTCTGAGCTCTTGGGGCGCAAAGTCGATGGTTTTGTTCCTGGTAGTTGGTTTGATGGCGGGGATTCCAACGCTACAATCTCACAGCACATTCTAAGAAACATAACTTCACTGAGACCTGGACCAGGTGCACAGAGAATGAAAAGTCTTATTTCTAGTTTGTTGTCTGATAAAGATTTTAGCTCAAAGCACTGCATCTAG